caaggctgcagtgagcaatgatagcagcactgcacaccagccagggcaatggagcaagatcctgtctcgaaAAAGCAAACTAACTAAAAACTAAAGAGTGTGTGACAGAGACTATATATGGCCTTTAAACCCTAAGCTATTTATTACCTAGCCCTTTTGCTGTGTTATAAATTTCTCCACAGAGACACAGATTTGTATAGGCCTCTTACCGAACAATGCAAATTGAGAACTAAAGAAAAGGAGATCTTCACGAGCAAATGTTCTAACCAAGCACTTTCCACTGTTCCAAACACAAAACTTAGAAGGTCCaggagaaaaaaaccccaaaactccATGTGTAATGGAGCCAGGGTATAACAATAAGAGCTGACACTCATTCAGCATTTACTACCTGACAGGAAGTAATCTTAAATATGTTCTACAGGTTTCTATTAATTTGCTACATTTACAGCTATACAAGATGAAGCCCAGATAGAGAATTAATAACTTGTCAAAGGTTATACAGCTATGAAGTGGCAGCTCTAAATTTTAAACCTAGAAATATGGCCTCAGCTCTATTATGGAGGGAAAATCCTTGAAGAGGTGAGAAGAGAACTATCTTCAAAGCTTGGAAGAGGCAGTGTCAAGTTGTTCATACACCTAGCAAACAGCCACTAAAAGAGCTCTAAGTTAATTGTGGGAAGAGGCTTCTGGCCCCATGGAtcaaaagtgtttttttgttgttgttgtttttctgaatCAAATCTTAAGTTTCCAAAAACTTTATACCCGTATCCAACCCTTTGAATGTGAGGACTTTTTTGCTCATCTGTGATGGTGGATATCACAAAAATTATGCAcagacttttcttctttctttcccttccttcctttttttttttttttttttttgagacagagtctcactctgttaccaggactggagtgcagtagcgtgatctcggctcactgcaacctcagcctcccaaggagctgggactacaggcgcctgccactatgcccagctaattttttgtatttttagtagagacgtggcttcaccatgttggccaggctggtctggaaatcctgacctcgtgattcgcccgcatcggcctcccaaaatgcaaagtgctgggattacagatgtgagccactgcgcccttcctttttccttccttcctcccttccttccttccttcctttgttttctttcgtCAGCTATCCTTAGTGATCCTGTATTTTaggtgtggcccaagacaattcttcttcttccaacgTGGCCCAGGGAAGACAAAAGATTGGACACCGCTGCACCAGTTGCTGGGATACATGCCTCTTTGCAAGACTGAATCCAATATGAGAAGGGAAGGCACAGATATGAGGCTGAGCTGGCTGAGAGCACTAGGGAGAAAAATTGCCTTCACATCTCTGCCAGATATCTCCTAGGTCAAGATGTGTGCTTCAAAAAGTTTAAGAGCAAAATGAGGTCATGATAGTCACATATGTAGAGCACATGAGGAAACTCTAAACAGCTGGAAATAATGGAAAAGTTTGGTTAGAAACCAGGAAGAGCTTTAAAATACCACTTGAAGTTTAATACCCAGACTGattctctctgaaaaaaaaagaaagaaaaaatctcatGAAAATCCAACTCCACAGTCTATGACAAGCATATGGTGAAAtgacaggaaaatattttttaaggtcCACTTAGAGCTAGAAGTTCATTTCATAGATGACAGCATGCAgtaggttaaagtatccctcctCAGAGGCCCACTACCTAACACATGGCTTGCTAAACATTACATTGAAACAGAACAAAAGTGTCGAGCTTTTTGTCAAAACTGTTACTTGCATGGGGTACAATGGCAACTTTGTTACGTGCATATGCTCCAAGGTGGTCAAGTTACATGGGCTATACAAGAGCTAAATACCTTACATTGTACCAACTAAGTAACTTATCATtcattctttcctcccttctgagtCCTTATTGTCTATTGTTCCACTCTCATGTGTGCAGTTTTTagagcctgttttttgttttttgtatttttgaggcggagtctcgctctgtagcccaggctggagggcagtggcgcgatctcggctcactgcaacctctgcctgccaggttcaagcgatcctcctgcctcagtctcccgagtagctgggactacaggcgcgtgccaccacggccGGCAGTCTTTTTTTTAGTGGacacgggggtttcaccgtgttagccaggatggtcttgatctcctgaccttgtgatccgcctgcctcggcctcacaagaGCCTGTGGACACTCATTGTGCTACTTGTTCCCTTCAGTAGGGGCAGGTAGATACGCAGGAGATACATTCCTCAAGGATAAAAACAGGAATACTTTTCAAAACTaaacttcatctgtaaaattgaccCTATGACATGTCTTTTTTGAGTGATAATCCTTATCAGTAGGAGCAGGTTCTGTATGTGAAATTGATTTAGCATACCAACAGCCTGTGACCTGACTCCTGCATTATAGTGTGTTGAGCCACTACCACGTTTTGTCCACAGCTTGTATTTAACATGGAGCTAAGACACGTCTCAAAAGCTACAGCTTCCTTTTGGTGACAATTGAGGGGCTCTGAAAAGAGCCTTTTGGGGTTGGACAGACTTCTTGGGCTGATAGGAAAATATTTATGCCCTCTCCCCTCGGATGCGGCGCGCAAGCTGGATGTCTTTAGGCATAATAGTGACGCGCTTGGCGTGAATGGCGCACAGGTTGGTATCCTCAAATAGCCCCACCAGGTAGGCCTCGCAAGCCTCCTGCAGCGCCATCACCGCCGAGCTCTGGAAGCGCAGATCGGTCTTAAAGTCCTGTGCGATCTCCCGTACCAAGCGCTGAAAAGGTAGCTTCCGGATTAGCAGCTCGGTCGACTTCTGGTAGCGGCGGATCTCGCGCAGGGCCACGGTGCCGGGGCGGTAGCGGTGGGGCTTCTTGACGCCACCGGTGGCCGGAGCGCTCTTGCGAGCCGCCTTGGTGGCCAGCTGCTTGCGCGGCGCTTTGCCGCCGGTGGACTTGCGAGCAGTTTGCTTTGTTCGTGCCATGGCTAAGTAGACCTACCTACTCAACACAAACGAGAGAAAAAAACTGATCATCCCGTTATTTATAGCTGCCCTCGCGTTCTGATTGGACAGTAGACTGTGCCATGCCAAGTCTCACACACGGAATTGGCTCCCAGTTTAATCTGCTAGTGAAAGGGAGACATTCCGCCTCTGTTTTGGGTCAAGAAACGTAAAATGGTTTTGCtagctaaagaaaaacaaaaacggaaacaaaaaaaaatcccccaaaagtCTAGGATTTTTCATGCATCAAAATCCTGTTTAAATATAAGCTTGATAAATCTAAACTTGCCTTGCACTATTTTAATTACGAGGTGTCATTACTGATTTGACAAAAAGTTAAAGAACGTAAAGGAAAAGTGAAACTAGAGTAAATTTGTAAATGGAGGCATTGAAGGGGACATGAAATTCGAGCGTTGTGGTATGCCAGTATTTCTCAAATTTAAACGTACTTAATGTTTTAGAAGTTGGccgactttttctgtaaagggcgaTATTAAAGCATTTTGGGCGTTGCGGACCACAGTGTCAGTTACACAGCCCTCGCATTTGTAGCGGTAAAGTAATCGATACAAGATAAATGAGACCGGCTGTTTCACTATGACTTTTGCAAAAGCCAGAGAGGAGTTATAGATTTGGCCGTGTATCAGAGAAGCCGTCACTTTTAACCACTAAGTAATGCTGAAAGGGGCACCGAACCTCAAACTTCAGCGACTGCTTATGTGGAATCGCTGATTTGCCAAAACTGCCATACGTTTAAGTGTTCTTAAGAAATTAACTGTCTTTAGTCTACAGCTCTTTCACAGACTTCATGGGTGGCCCTGAGAAGGGCCTTTGAGGAATCGTGTAAGTAAAACACTCAGCCGCCAAAGCCATAGAGGGTGCGGCCCTGGCGCTTGAGCGCGTAAACCACGTCCATGGCTGTGACTGTCTTGCGTTTGGCGTGCTCCGTGTAGGTAACTGCATCGCGGATTACATTCTCCAAAAACACTTTAAGAACTCCGCGTGTCTCCTCGTATATAAGGCCTGAGATGCGCTTAACGCCTCCACGCCGTGCCAGGCGTCGGATGGCGGGCTTGGTGATGCCCTGAATGTTGTCGCGCAAAACTTTGCGGTGGCGCTTAGCGCCTCCTTTGCCCAGACCCTTCCCGCCTTTGCCGCGCCCAGACATGTCTTGTACTAAACAAAATGCAACACGGCAAGCCTCGCAGCAGTAGTTTATATAGTAATAAATCGGACCTGATTGGGAACTCTCCACACCAGCTGCATCCGGTCGGCCGATTCACAGACCTTGCGCCCTGCCCACGACTtcaggaaaaaatggaaagggGGGTAGTTAAACtccagtttctaaaaatgatgcCCAGTTAAAAATTACTCAGCTCATCTTGCCCTTCTACAGTGTTTTAGGCTGACCACCGCTGCATTCCATTGTCTGGGTCTTTGCAGCCTGTTTTTCCTGTCACCTCTTAGCATCGATTGTTCTAGTGCTTTGTGGCTGCTGGAATCAAATGGCGCCATCTCTAGAGGGGTAATCACAGTCGTTTCGGGCATTTGTGAAATAGCGTGTAGAAACTGCTTCCGTACAAACTCGAAGTGATCAGCCTATGGAGTGGCTGACTGCAAAAGACGACGCCTGATGATAGCTCCAAGGTGGGATTCCTCACCTTTCTCAAATTTGGTTCTCTTATTCTTTTCCTTACATTTTACTCTTTCTGTAGCTGccctttctgttcctttctctccctcgCCAACCACATTTTTGGGGCAAGAActgactttctatttttttcctcattccaCCTAGAAACACTTCAGGAAACTGTTTGAGAAAGAAAGGTGGCTTTTACCCTGTATTTCCTTAGAATGGTGAAGGTGCCGCTTGAGCTCCCTCATGTTCCTCTTTTCTGTTGAAGTAGGAAATCAGCTGTGCCCAGAAACCCTGTCTTTTACATTTACAAATAAAGTGCAGGAGGGAAAGACCGAGGATGACTTTATTCCaagaaaaagagtttcaaatggccggacgtggtggctcacgcctgtaatcccagccagaaGGGAGGCCGATgcatgtggatcacaaggtcaggagttcgagaccagcctggctaagatggcgaaaccccttctctactaaaaataaagaaaattggccgggcgtggtggagggcgcccataatcccagctactcaggaggttgaggcaagaaaatcgcttgaacgcagaaggcggaggttgcagtgagccaagatcgagcccctgcactccatgcactccagcctgggcaacaaagtaagagtccgtctcaaaaaaaagtttcaaataaaTGTTGTGTGACCTTCCTGACCTAGGCTGGCTTTGCCTTGCCCTGCCTTCCAGCTATCAGATTTCGTTTCTCAGTAATGTTTACCTTTTATATTTCAAATGTGTATGATTATTTACCCCTTTAGcaaatatctaattttattctaaaaatcagTCTCTGCAAGTACATTATGAACTACTCTATGATTACTGTATGTGCAAAACATTACATACTCATGTTGTAATAGTTAATCAGTTTCTCACTGAGCTAGGCtggcctctttttccttttttttttttttttttttttgacagagttttggtcttgtcaccccaggctggagtgcaatggcgagttctctgctcactgcaatctccccctcacgggttcaagcgattctccgcctcccggattcaagcgattcttcagccttagcctcctaagtagctgggattaaaggcacccaccactacgctcggctaatttttgtatttttagtagagacggggttttgccgttttggccaggctggtctcgaactcctgacctcacgtgatccgcccacctcggcctcccaaagtgctgggattacaggcgcgagccactgctcccggccttattttttgtatttttagtagagatggggtttcagcgtgttagcctggatggtccctatctcctgacctggtgatccacctgcctcggccacccaaagtgctgggattacaagcgtgagccatcgcgcccggcggTTAACCTCTTTTTTGTTATTAGTTCAGGCTGTGACCCTTATGGTCTCACAACTTCTGTACCCTACAGCATTGACATCTGTGTTTTTCAGAggtgtaaattcttttttttttttttttttttttttgaggcaggctcttggtctgtcaccaaggctggagtgcgatcttcccacctcagcctccccagatcctgggactacaggtgtgagccaccacccattcccggctaatttttgtatttcttgcagagatggggttccaccatgttgtccaggctggtctcaaactcctgggctcaagcaatccacctgcctcggccttccgacgtgctgggattacaggtgtgagccaccacatccagtccCTACTAAATTTTCTATGTTAAATCATTAAATCAGATACTTTATTAGTTCTCTTCTCCTACCAGCATGCAAACAAATAgaagattttttaatttaaaaagaaagtttgtttcatttaaattaaGTACTTTTTAAATGACTCCTTTTTGTTTTCCTCACATGATAATGTTAATTGAAATGACAGTTGCTCAGTATATCCTTGTTGTTTAATCGGGATAAATTGTGTATTCTCTTCACGTTAAAAAAGAGTGGTACTGccctaggcaggtggatctcttgaggccaggagagtgagactagcctgcccaacatgatgaaacctcgtctctactaaaacacaaaaaattaactgggcatg
This DNA window, taken from Pan paniscus chromosome 5, NHGRI_mPanPan1-v2.0_pri, whole genome shotgun sequence, encodes the following:
- the LOC100986301 gene encoding histone H3.1-like, which translates into the protein MARTKQTARKSTGGKAPRKQLATKAARKSAPATGGVKKPHRYRPGTVALREIRRYQKSTELLIRKLPFQRLVREIAQDFKTDLRFQSSAVMALQEACEAYLVGLFEDTNLLLLLIMSGRGKGGKGLGKGGAKRHRKVLRDNIQGITKPAIRRLARRGGVKRISGLIYEETRGVLKVFLENVIRDAVTYTEHAKRKTVTAMDVVYALKRQGRTLYGFGG
- the LOC100990354 gene encoding histone H3.1-like produces the protein MARTKQTARKSTGGKAPRKQLATKAARKSAPATGGVKKPHRYRPGTVALREIRRYQKSTELLIRKLPFQRLVREIAQDFKTDLRFQSSAVMALQEACEAYLVGLFEDTNFCLVQDMSGRGKGGKGLGKGGAKRHRKVLRDNIQGITKPAIRRLARRGGVKRISGLIYEETRGVLKVFLENVIRDAVTYTEHAKRKTVTAMDVVYALKRQGRTLYGFGG